A window of Solanum stenotomum isolate F172 chromosome 3, ASM1918654v1, whole genome shotgun sequence contains these coding sequences:
- the LOC125859490 gene encoding 60S ribosomal protein L35a-2 has protein sequence MVKGRQGERVRLYVRGTVLGYKRSKSNQYPNTSLIQIEGVNTKEEVDWYLGKRLGYIYKAKTKKNNSHYRCIWGKVCRPHGNSGVVRAKFKSNLPPKSMGAKVRVFMYPSNI, from the exons ATGGTGAAGGGACGCCAAGGAGAACGCGTTAG ACTCTACGTTAGAGGAACTGTTCTTGGATACAAAAG GTCGAAATCGAACCAGTATCCCAACACTTCGTTGATTCAGATCGAGGGAGTGAACACTAAGGAAGAAGTGGACTGGTACCTTGGGAAGAGGCTGGGATACATCTACAAGGCAAAGACAAAGAAGAATAACTCGCACTATCGTTGCATTTGGGGCAAAGTTTGTAGGCCACATGGAAACAGTGGCGTTGTTAGAGCTAAGTTCAAGTCCAATTTGCCTCCTAAATCCATg GGAGCTAAGGTTAGGGTTTTCATGTACCCAAGCAACATTTAA
- the LOC125858815 gene encoding uncharacterized protein LOC125858815, with product MVELTNEGSSAGINTGSSTGIDTNSHLYIHPSDSPGVVLVPVPFDGTGFHSWRRSVLRSLSVKNKLIFINGECKHPPKTDPTYRQWVRCDDMVTSLIVNSLGREVADSVEYVGDALELWTELEDRYDQTNGAQLYQTQKVINDLSQAKTNLQKVEQDRRLIQFLMGLNEVYTIIRGSILMMNPLPSMEQAFALLVQEEKQREFKPNNQLFVEGSSLLAGSSSSSNSSGGRNFTTNYSSSNITSNAPRSRPYCDYCRRPGHTRVKCYKLHGYPPGLITNNPRPTNHDPQHQNQIYNNQNSSHRNNKGKGIEANSVSLSCDIPGNQDGSSESHFNDQGNNNINLTREHPMEDQNAMHMTSGAVNFAGTLTCSTSIDFDKLSCECFKTRIDLWILDSGASHHMTFDRNLLVNLITLPYPLLVRLPNGYRVKITEIGSVCLTSEITLYKAPSLKRPLEIGKAHDGLYFLCSDCLQQNNSSHPKQQHVSCSSDYSYYHHPSTPVKSDPGPVNSTNQPLSPTLSTPTTSPIGPSNPTMSSTLPHTSIPICHPARPALRRSHRIHRVPPYLSDYVHRTPPDISSQPPTSLNAHFSLNHHISPAALNPKS from the exons ATGGTGGAACTCACGAATGAGGGATCGTCTGCTGGAATTAATACGGGATCGTCTACTGGAATTGATACAAACAGTCACCTCTACATTCATCCATCTGATAGTCCTGGTGTGGTACTTGTACCTGTCCCTTTCGATGGAACTGGTTTTCATTCCTGGCGAAGAAGTGTCCTCAGATCTTTGTCCgtgaaaaacaaattgattttcATCAATGGTGAATGCAAACACCCACCTAAAACTGATCCAACTTATCGCCAATGGGTGAGATGCGACGATATGGTCACGTCGTTGATTGTTAATTCATTGGGTAGAGAAGTTGCGGATAGTGTCGAATATGTGGGTGATGCTTTGGAATTATGGACAGAGCTAGAAGATCGCTACGATCAGACGAATGGAGCACAACTGTACCAAACTCAGAAAGTGATCAACGATCTTAGTCAAG CTAAAACTAATCTTCAAAAGGTAGAGCAGGATAGGCGCCTAATTCAGTTTCTTATGGGGTTAAATGAAGTCTATACCATAATCAGGGGTAGTATTTTAATGATGAACCCATTGCCTTCTATGGAACAAGCCTTTGCATTGTTGgttcaagaagaaaaacaaagagagTTCAAGCCAAATAATCAATTGTTTGTTGAAGGAAGTTCATTACTTGCTGGGTCCTCAAGTTCCTCAAATTCATCAGGAGGAAGGAATTTTACAACAAACTACTCTTCTTCCAACATCACCAGCAATGCACCTAGGAGTAGACCTTACTGTGATTATTGCAGAAGGCCAGGTCATACCAGGGTTAAGTGTTACAAGTTACATGGATATCCTCCTGGTCTAATTACTAACAATCCCAGACCTACTAATCATGATCCACAACACCAAAACCAAATATACAACAACCAGAACTCAAGTCATAGGAACAACAAGGGTAAGGGTATAGAAGCTAATTCTGTCAGTTTGTCTTGTGATATCCCTGGAAATCAGGATGGATCCTCAGAGTCTCATTTCAATGACCAAggaaacaacaacatcaaccTCACCAGAGAGCA CCCCATGGAGGATCAAAATGCTATGCACATGACAAGTGGAGCTGTGAACTTTGCAGGTACTCTTACTTGTTCTACTTCCATTGACTTTGACaaactttcttgtgaatgcttcaAAACAAGAATTGATCTATGGATATTAGACTCAGGTGCCTCTCACCATATGACTTTTGACAGAAATCTCCTTGTGAACCTGATAACCTTACCTTATCCTCTCTTGGTCAGACTACCTAATGGATATAGAGTTAAGATTACAGAGATAGGTAGTGTGTGTCTAACTTCCGAGATCACTTTGTACAAA GCCCCTTCACTGAAGAGGCCTCTGGAGATTGGTAAAGCACATGATGGCCTATACTTCCTTTGCTCAGATTGCTTGCAACAGAACAATTCTAGTCATCCAAAACAACAACATGtttctt GCTCATCTGATTACTCCTATTACCACCATCCCTCCACACCTGTAAAAAGTGATCCAGGTCCTGTAAACAGCACTAATCAACCTCTGTCACCAACACTTTCTACTCCAACTACTTCTCCAATTGGTCCTTCTAATCCCACCATGTCATCCACTCTACCTCATACTTCCATACCTATTTGCCACCCTGCAAGACCTGCCCTTAGAAGGTCTCATAGGATACATAGAGTACCTCCTTACTTGTCTGATTATGTCCATAGAACACCTCCAGATATTTCCTCCCAACCTCCTACATCCCTCAATGCTCATTTTTCCCTTAACCACCACATATCACCTGCTGCTCTAAATCCTAAAAGTTAG